A genomic stretch from Pseudomonas sp. MUP55 includes:
- a CDS encoding alginate O-acetyltransferase has product MHPHMIKLLSLSGLTLGLLAASQGVRADEVKAPTFTAEPCCSLCPAAHDAKNYTTRYQQNFTTLVQAQGDWLFRTQEDLRTEFDTTPAGYKRMQQLHDAFKAKGVELVVVYQPTRGLVNRNKLNPEEKAKYDFDKALTNYKTMLGRFAKMGYVVPDLSPLTNEQLPDELPAHDFYFRGDQHWTPYGAQRTAKIVAAKVKQMPEFADIPKREFETKRSGRMGKTGTLHNMAGQLCGTSYAIQYMDQFTTEPKGEAGDGDLFGDSGNPQITLVGTSHSGKNYNFAGFLEEEIGADILNVAFPGGGLEGSMLQYLGSDEFQKTPPKILIWEFSPLYRLDQETIYRQMMALLDNGCEGKTAQMSASTTLKPGKNELMVNSANKDLRNANHQVDIRFADPSVKTLQATLWYMNGRHEDIKIEKPETSDTDGRFAFELRTDEDWASQNLLAVEVQGPEQGAAAQKVEAKICTRNVFPSGGQQTAQLGK; this is encoded by the coding sequence GGCGCCGACCTTCACCGCCGAACCGTGCTGCAGCCTGTGCCCGGCCGCCCATGACGCGAAGAACTACACCACGCGCTACCAGCAGAACTTCACCACCCTGGTGCAAGCCCAGGGCGACTGGTTGTTCCGTACCCAGGAAGACCTGCGCACCGAATTCGACACCACCCCGGCCGGCTACAAACGCATGCAGCAGTTGCACGATGCGTTCAAGGCCAAGGGCGTTGAACTGGTGGTGGTGTACCAGCCAACCCGTGGCCTGGTAAACCGCAACAAGCTCAACCCCGAGGAAAAGGCCAAGTACGATTTCGACAAGGCCTTGACCAACTACAAGACCATGTTGGGCCGTTTCGCCAAGATGGGCTACGTGGTGCCGGACCTGTCGCCGTTGACCAACGAGCAACTGCCGGATGAATTGCCGGCCCACGACTTCTACTTCCGCGGTGACCAGCACTGGACGCCGTACGGCGCCCAGCGCACCGCGAAAATCGTCGCGGCCAAGGTCAAGCAGATGCCCGAATTCGCCGATATTCCCAAGCGCGAATTCGAGACCAAGCGCTCGGGCCGCATGGGCAAGACCGGTACCCTGCACAACATGGCCGGGCAACTGTGCGGCACCAGCTATGCGATCCAGTACATGGACCAGTTCACCACCGAGCCCAAGGGCGAAGCCGGTGACGGCGACCTGTTCGGCGATTCGGGCAACCCGCAGATCACCCTGGTGGGCACCAGCCACAGCGGCAAGAACTACAACTTCGCCGGTTTCCTGGAAGAGGAAATCGGTGCCGACATCCTCAACGTCGCCTTCCCCGGCGGTGGCCTGGAAGGTTCGATGCTGCAGTACCTGGGCAGTGACGAATTCCAGAAAACCCCGCCCAAGATCCTGATCTGGGAATTCTCGCCGCTGTACCGCCTCGACCAGGAAACCATCTACCGCCAGATGATGGCCCTGCTCGACAACGGCTGTGAGGGCAAGACCGCGCAGATGTCGGCCAGCACCACGCTCAAACCAGGCAAAAACGAACTGATGGTCAACAGCGCGAACAAAGACTTGCGCAACGCCAACCATCAGGTCGATATCCGCTTCGCCGATCCGTCGGTGAAAACCTTGCAAGCCACCCTCTGGTACATGAACGGGCGCCACGAGGACATCAAGATCGAAAAACCCGAGACATCCGATACAGACGGGCGTTTCGCCTTTGAACTGCGCACCGATGAAGACTGGGCCTCGCAGAACTTGCTGGCCGTGGAAGTGCAGGGCCCGGAACAGGGCGCTGCGGCGCAGAAGGTCGAAGCGAAAATTTGCACACGCAACGTATTCCCAAGCGGTGGTCAGCAGACCGCCCAACTCGGGAAGTGA